The Conger conger chromosome 11, fConCon1.1, whole genome shotgun sequence genome includes the window TTTCTCCGCCTTCACCCGGACCCAGCGCTTCCGGCGTGCGATGCCGGGCTGGGCGTACCGCGGTCTGGAGCAGCGGAAATCCGTCACCTCGCTGCCCCCGTTATCTCCTTCCGGGGGGAGCGGCGGCACCAAGCTCGCCTCGTTCTCCGCCGAGGGGGGGGTCAGGCCTGGCGGAACAGCTTCTCCGAACGCGTGCGGAGAGAAGGAGTTTTCCGCCTCTCCGTCGTTGAAGTCGAACAGACCCGGTTCTGTGGTCAGCGCGAGGTCGAAGCCCTTGCTCGGGCTGCCGTAGCCACTGTTGCCCGGCGACGGGCGCGGGCTTCCCGGGTCGGACTTGTGGCACGGGGCAGCAGAGTTCCCCTCCAGAAGCTCGGTACACTTGTCCACCACGTGCCACATCTGCAGGAAGCTGGCGGCCGTCAAGAAGGCCACCACCTCGCCTGCCGGCAGCAGGAGGGTGCCCGTGTAGCAGGACAGCAGGAGGCTCTCGAACACCCTGGGGAGCATGACGTCGGGCAGGACCACGCGGACGCTGTTCTTCAGGAGGACCTGGTCGCAGAAGTACGGGGAGCTGGCCGCGAGCACGGCCCGGTGGGCTCGGAAGCGGTGGCCCTGGATCaccactgtgatgtcacacaacTGACCGAGCTGCCTCTGCCGATTCAGCTTCTTCAGGATGGAGCAGGAGAAGTCCGGAAACTCCACGTGTAGCGGGCTCGCCTCTGCTTCCATAGCTAGAGAATTAAAGATCTGGAGAAAAAGAAATGGTGAAGAACGTTATAATGCAGAGCAGTCAGTCCTCTAAATCGCTGATTAATGCCAAGCCTGGTTCGTATGAGCCAAACTTCCACCTCAAAGCTCATTGTCAATATACCGTGTTGATTATTAAACATTAATGATATGGCCATTATAAAACACCAAATACATCTTCATATTAACAATATTGTCTAATGTTGAAGACTTGTGTCCACAACGGCGATTATATCTTTCCACTAGAACAGCTAAGAAATGCCAGTCTAAGTAATGTTATATGCATCATAATTAGTACTAGCTACCATATTTTGATTATTCCAATCCTGTGTGACAGCTCATTTGAACTAAGCTCTGCCTTGAAATCAGACCAGTTTTATAGATGTTGGTGTTATAGGACTTGTTTGCTTCATTAGTCTAGtatacagtgagctctataattcattggacagtattTTTGTTGAGTTTAAAATGATACAATGAAAACAAGGCTGAagtgtcattttaatttgagggtattttcatccaatgAACTGTTCAGAAATGATAGAACAttttgtacatagtcccccccccccattttcagGTATTAAAATATTGTACAGTTTATCATAATgcagaataaaataatatattcttTGAATATTTGGTCACATATCCTTTGCacgcaatgactgcttgaagtctgcaacgcatagacatcaccagacgctgggtatcttccctggcgATGCCCTGTCAGGCCTGTGCTGCAGGCATCTTCAGTTACAGTAAAATGCAAATgggattcagatccagtgatTAACTCCGCCAGTCAAGTGAGCCggttccactggcagccatacaggcccaagccctccaccatgtttcacggaTGAGGTGGTTGCTTTGAATCATGggcatttcttttttctcttgcatcttgtagtgtacctGTAGTCTGTAGTCCTGTGTGGTAGACATTGacatctacacctgcatccaggTTTTTAATCTGTTGGGCTGTTGTCAGGGGGTTTTTCACCATAGAGAGTATTCTccggtcatccactacagtggtcttcctcgGTCTGCCAGtagtttttttcttgttaataatgaaccaaactgttgacttgggCGTGCCCAGGAGTTTCGCAATGTTCCGGATTGATTGATATTCCTTTCTGAGCCTTATGACagccagcttaatttgcatcgaCACCACTGTTTTCCTCATGTTATCACACCCCAATAACAATCTCTAAAGGCAATTTCAAAGTCTAGACTCAAGACTAGACCTTAACAGCTCTGTTCTGCATTCACTAAggacacaaatgaatacacctgcctaacaaaacacatctgtgaagccaattcaacaaatacttgtaAATGGGGGGACGgtgtacaaaaggtgctgtcatttctaaacggtTCATCCGATTTGGATGACAAtacattcaaattaaagctgacagcctgcactttaaccttattgtatcctttcaaactcaaagtgcaaGAGTAcataaccaaaataacaaaaacgtGTCAATATCCAATGAATTATGCTGCTCACTGTAACTGTTAAGAATATATTGCGGGAATATTTAACCGGTAACAAATACATGCGATTGACTTTGTACATTACCTACGTAACtatatagctaatgttagctagtgcAAGTAGACACCAAACCAGCATGTCTGCCACAATGAACAAGCTAGTTAGAAAGAGAACAAAGGTGTCAATTTAAGATAACAATGTGAGATAGCCTAAGCTTTGTTATACGACGACATGACCTCTGGATATGAGGATATGTGAAACAACTTATTCCAAGTGTGGATAAAAACAGTTAAGCTGAcaccttgctagctagctaattaggAACGAATCGAATTAACTGGGACGTAGGTTAAAAGCTTGCTTGCAAGGAAACGTTAGTTAACGTTGTGGTAGCAACGACTGTGCTAATTGACAGGCTCGCTACACGAACTTACATCTGCTTAAACAAGGTAGTTAAACTCTGCAACACAATATAATATACACAAAGGGCAATGACTATCATTAGCTAGCCAGCTGCTTAAAAATAAACAGCCTGCTTATTCATTAGCTAGCTGTCAACCCACCAGCATCACACCACAAGATTTTTGTATCCCCTCCCCCATATCGTTCTTTCCTTTTCAAACGGAAAAGGCTTTTGCATACAGTAAGTTACCACTCATCACGCTTGGAGCGGACGTGTGTTCGAACGAAGAAATACCTGTAAACTTTATTTGAAAACCAGAGAACCGGTCGTTTCGTTTCACACAGCTGAACTACCATTTTCCTCGACAGCTTCAGAACCCTTGAACGGGCCTGCTCGCGGTCTTCTTCTAACCTGTTCTGCCAGACTTCACCAGAGGAAGATGACGTCATCACGTATCACACCGCGTGGTGCGCACTGTAAACAAACACGGGTTGCCAGATATTAAATATCCACGATGTAAGGTTGATTTTCGAAATACAATTAAGAAATATGTGAAAACCGTGATACAAGACATGTAGGATATGGCCAAAGCGGCAATTTTGTTGggtttttatgaatgaagaaaaaatgttggCGCAAGAATATTTGTAAAAACTAAAGGGATGCAACGATAAGGTTATTCTGGGTTTGTTAGAATTAAATTTTGTGCAGCCATAATGTGAGATGGTACTAAGTAATTATAGCTGGTACATCGTTAAATTGTTTGAAGGACAACGTATTTGTGGGATTGGATAAAAGGGTCAATTAAAGTAAATTGCATTTACTTAATTTTTATCGCTAGAATTCCTgcctattttaaataaataggcACCTTAAACAGAGTTCTTAGCCAAAGAGAAAACAATGAATAACAAATAATGTTTGAGATGCTTgctctgaaatgtaaatgcattgtCAATGTGAATTCTTGCACATCAACAAAAATATCTGTTTTGATTATCATGGGTGTGCTGTGCACGTTAAACTTATTTAAAATGGATCATTATGATTACAATACTGTTATAACTTGTTACAGAAAAGTATGCTTTTCACAGGTTTTTACATGCTTGGTCTGTAAACAACAGGGGGCGCTACAGGCTAACATACCATGCATGAAAGTTGGCTGAAAGGAGGGTTCAAGTTTTTCCTTGTCCATTGGCACTGAATTGCCCACTTGAGACTATTTTCAATCTCCGGTATATGAAGCATTAATATTAAGTTTCTTGTCAAAGTCAACCAAAGGTTTTTTGGTTAAATGTTTCTCTGTAATCAACTAGGGTTCAAGAGCTCTGCTTTAGACGGAGTGTAAAATTACTTTTAAATGACAGGCTGCTTTGTTAACTGGTATGGGACTTTTGGCAATCAGTTTGGCTGTATTCACCACTCAGCAGGCCTAGGTAGATGCAGATCCAAACATATacaattctcataaataatataacttacactttgaattaaaaaatatttttctcctgTCATACATATTTATTGGTTCAAAGATTTTTGTCATGCCAAACATTTACCTAAATTATCCCTCCAGGAAAGTGCAATATCAAGTAAGAGAAATATCTGTACTGTTACCATGCTACGAAAAGAGCTACTTTCTTttctgaagaaaagaaaaagaccaTGGCAAGCTAAAGGCATAGACactgtttttgcattttgttgttgCAGTACTGCGGCAATGCCATAATGACAGTCCTGTCTAGTGTTGTGGGTCGCCACAAATGAGTATCTGTTTTAAGATACTCTGTAGTTACTTGTAGCAAGCTGCAGAATGACAAGTTCTCAGAGCCACTTGTGGTCTTCAACCAGAGGAGCAAGTGGAGACGATGACAGTGCACAAAGCATGTTAATCAGTACAGGCACTTAGAAATATATTACAATAGGCAACATTCTATACCATCATGTGCTTATGTATTATGCTGTTttcagctttgttttttttgtttttgtttgtttgtttgttttttgctaaTTCAGGACAAATGGATTCCATTCCTCTCTGGTATATTTGTATGAATTATGCCTTTGATACAGTGAAAAAGCAAAAGCAAGCTGTTTTGCAAAACAAtgccattttcatttgattAGAAAGGGAGTGACACAGAGGCAACAGATTGCCAGCACAAAGGAACATAATTGCACTGCTGCGCGTTGTATTAGATTGTTCTCCTGTTATTCATACTTGTACACACAGGATGGTTTCAGCCGTCAGAAAAGGCACATGAAGTACATTGGTGGTGATCTGACTTGTAATAATGCTTGTCGGCTAATGTGATTTCTCCCCAAATTCATATGCATAATCGGGGCAATGAATTAGCATGGGGTGCGTTGTGAGCGCTGCACCACTGTAAGACTAATTACATCACATTCAAGTAGCTGCTTTCAAAAGAGAGGACagaaaaaacaagcaataaCACATTTTGTAGTTTAAATGATCTCATTTTCAGCCTCCCTCGCAATAACAATGCAAATGagttttgtttattgatttctgttatttatgtttttacataGTGTTGCacataaaggtttttttttacttgtcagGTGAAAAAATAGATTGATTGTTGTGGTACAGCAATGAAATTGCATACTAATTCAGTTCAGGTTAGAATGAATCAGTAGATATTGGCATGCTCCATAAGGTAAAATGGTATTCATTCATAAAAGAGCATCATAGGCATCCACTGTAGACCTCTTTGCCATTTTGGAAATAGACCAATATATGCAGAGCAGTGgctctgaaatgcacattggtGGTACATTGCCTGAAAAGCAAATA containing:
- the LOC133139953 gene encoding zinc finger and BTB domain-containing protein 43-like — protein: MEAEASPLHVEFPDFSCSILKKLNRQRQLGQLCDITVVIQGHRFRAHRAVLAASSPYFCDQVLLKNSVRVVLPDVMLPRVFESLLLSCYTGTLLLPAGEVVAFLTAASFLQMWHVVDKCTELLEGNSAAPCHKSDPGSPRPSPGNSGYGSPSKGFDLALTTEPGLFDFNDGEAENSFSPHAFGEAVPPGLTPPSAENEASLVPPLPPEGDNGGSEVTDFRCSRPRYAQPGIARRKRWVRVKAEKMEREDFYGSLAETETEPADPEPASPSEEKVRLIPGGGVAEKLEADPKEEGLKGRGHVFDEPLDFYGASMEEFSGDKSDEPPHKPGEDSGGAADASELARQGMQEETSHSGFAAVVYKLYPCQCGKSFTHKSQRDRHMSMHLGLRPYGCAVCGKKFKMKHHLVGHMKIHTGVKPYECSICAKRFMWRDSFNRHVSSCVRAHQAKRSVAQQGIC